One region of Deltaproteobacteria bacterium genomic DNA includes:
- a CDS encoding branched-chain amino acid ABC transporter permease encodes MDLHTIVQLLLSGLLLGGIYGLVAVGLALCFGVLGLLNLAHGAFLILAAFLYQTLAMWPAATDLLFMCALLVPLLVAGIGWGLFRLFLCGPLQRATDDLLTPALLITLGMSLLVENSITSIWQVNAVGLSSHLPTLYWLGLYLPGNRLLVLFAMILISILVQLWLQHTDIGRSVRALAQNATGATLMGISFSRVTGIVFALATLLAAVAGLFYVSIFTITADRGLSLTLKSLFLIVVSGSGSLIRPLVGGLLLGVLETMLASPFGSNWASTLSIVILLGLLCWRPRGIFLRHGFSGVAHTD; translated from the coding sequence GTGGATCTGCACACTATTGTTCAGCTCCTGTTGAGCGGTCTGCTTCTAGGAGGAATATATGGCCTGGTTGCAGTGGGACTGGCCCTCTGTTTTGGCGTATTGGGCCTGCTCAACCTGGCGCATGGAGCCTTCCTGATCCTGGCAGCTTTTCTCTACCAGACGCTAGCCATGTGGCCTGCTGCCACAGACTTGCTTTTTATGTGTGCTCTGCTGGTGCCGCTGCTAGTGGCAGGAATTGGCTGGGGTCTATTCCGCCTGTTTCTTTGTGGGCCCTTGCAACGGGCCACCGACGACTTGCTGACGCCGGCACTCCTTATCACTCTTGGTATGTCTTTGCTGGTGGAAAACTCTATAACCAGTATCTGGCAGGTGAATGCCGTGGGGTTGTCCAGCCACCTGCCCACTCTATACTGGCTGGGGCTTTACCTCCCGGGCAATCGGCTCCTTGTCCTCTTTGCCATGATACTGATTTCCATCCTCGTGCAATTGTGGCTGCAGCACACTGACATTGGCCGCTCTGTGAGAGCTCTGGCCCAGAATGCTACCGGTGCTACCCTCATGGGAATTTCTTTCAGCCGAGTTACCGGCATCGTCTTTGCCCTGGCCACGCTGCTGGCAGCCGTTGCAGGACTTTTCTACGTTTCCATCTTCACCATTACTGCAGACAGGGGACTCAGCCTGACACTTAAATCGCTTTTTCTTATCGTGGTAAGCGGCAGTGGCTCACTGATACGACCACTGGTTGGCGGTTTGCTGCTTGGCGTTCTCGAGACCATGCTGGCCAGTCCCTTCGGCTCTAACTGGGCAAGCACTCTGTCCATCGTCATTCTGTTAGGATTGCTTTGCTGGCGTCCTCGAGGCATTTTCCTGAGGCACGGGTTTTCTGGTGTTGCTCACACAGATTGA
- a CDS encoding branched-chain amino acid ABC transporter permease, producing the protein MLLTQIDQEKTLPVLLAGLVFLLFGISSLQGGYLRLFAAGLFLHLSMALSYDMVGGLLGYLHLGHGLFFGGGAYVAALALQHNLGIVAALVMGAVLMALAAVLLSLPLFRLGGAVFALATLGLLFLGYHLAANVVSLTGGTAGLSLPPSADTQKTFLAITALAALVVVGHWLVSTSSLGLKLSAVRESEEMAESIGINSGNIKKKALVLSAIPAAMAGCLHARLISFIVPSEVFSLEHSLAPVIMCLLIKPGTTWGPFLGAVVLTCVQELFWTTMPNFQSALYGLLLIGLGVAQTRRR; encoded by the coding sequence GTGTTGCTCACACAGATTGATCAAGAAAAAACACTGCCAGTTCTGCTTGCCGGCCTGGTCTTTTTGCTGTTCGGCATCTCTTCTCTCCAGGGTGGCTACCTTCGCCTCTTTGCTGCCGGCCTGTTTCTCCACCTGAGCATGGCCTTGAGCTACGACATGGTTGGCGGACTTCTGGGATATCTGCATCTGGGACACGGGCTCTTCTTTGGCGGTGGCGCCTACGTGGCTGCCCTGGCCCTGCAACACAACCTGGGTATAGTGGCCGCTCTGGTCATGGGCGCCGTGTTGATGGCGCTTGCAGCCGTCCTGCTCAGTCTTCCCCTGTTCCGACTGGGGGGTGCTGTCTTTGCCCTGGCCACCCTGGGCCTGCTCTTTCTCGGCTACCATCTGGCTGCAAATGTGGTGTCACTCACAGGCGGCACTGCCGGATTGTCCCTACCGCCAAGTGCAGATACGCAGAAAACCTTCCTGGCCATCACTGCCCTGGCAGCTCTGGTTGTAGTGGGACACTGGCTTGTCAGCACTTCGAGTCTGGGGCTTAAATTGTCTGCTGTCCGGGAAAGTGAAGAGATGGCTGAATCCATAGGGATTAACAGTGGCAATATCAAGAAAAAGGCGCTGGTCCTCAGCGCCATTCCTGCTGCCATGGCGGGCTGCCTGCATGCCCGGCTGATTTCCTTTATTGTGCCTTCAGAAGTATTCAGCCTTGAACATTCTCTCGCTCCGGTTATCATGTGCCTTCTCATTAAACCGGGCACCACCTGGGGGCCCTTTCTGGGCGCTGTTGTCCTCACCTGTGTCCAGGAACTCTTCTGGACCACTATGCCCAACTTCCAGTCGGCCCTTTACGGTCTGCTTCTCATCGGCCTTGGGGTAGCTCAGACAAGACGCCGATAG
- a CDS encoding GTPase — MNVSSAKKKIVIMGAGGRDFHNFNMLYRSDPTVRVVAFTAAQIPGIEEKVYPPSLAGPHYPDGIPIVPEKLLPQLIREQLVDQVVFAYSDISHELLGHHASISLAAGADFVLLGPQSTMLETPLPVISVCAVRTGCGKSQLTRHLCDLLRQRHITTVVIRHPMAYGDLGRQRIQRFACRADLDREACTIEEREEYEPLIARNAVVFAGVDYGEILTEVEREQPRVILWDGGNNDFPFIRPDLEMVVLDPFRPGHGMLYHPGETNLRRAHVLIVNKVNSAPRHSIERVLEIVRQVNPTARLLQTASTYEVDRPEALQGKRVVVVEDGPTLTHGEMPYGIGYLAALELGAAEIVDPKPYAQGTLRKTYSDYPHIAKLLPAMGYGEEQMADLEATINFTPADVILVATPVDLAKILTLNKECLRLTYDIAPVGEPTIAQILDEFLQENGIRTGQYGSSGCLNF; from the coding sequence ATGAACGTGAGCTCTGCAAAAAAGAAAATAGTCATAATGGGGGCAGGCGGCCGGGATTTTCACAACTTCAATATGCTCTATCGCAGCGATCCCACTGTCCGAGTAGTTGCTTTTACCGCAGCACAGATTCCTGGGATCGAGGAAAAGGTATATCCTCCCTCGTTGGCCGGTCCCCATTATCCTGATGGCATTCCCATAGTGCCCGAAAAATTATTGCCGCAATTAATTCGCGAGCAGCTAGTAGATCAGGTAGTCTTTGCTTACAGTGATATCTCCCACGAACTGCTGGGACACCATGCCTCCATTTCACTGGCGGCAGGTGCTGACTTTGTACTCCTCGGACCGCAGAGCACCATGTTAGAGACGCCCTTGCCGGTAATTTCCGTGTGTGCCGTCCGCACTGGCTGCGGCAAGAGTCAGCTGACCAGACATCTCTGCGATCTTCTCCGGCAAAGGCATATCACCACGGTGGTTATCCGGCACCCAATGGCTTACGGAGACCTTGGTCGTCAGCGTATTCAACGGTTCGCCTGCCGGGCAGACCTGGACAGAGAAGCCTGTACCATCGAGGAACGTGAAGAGTATGAACCTCTCATTGCTCGAAATGCCGTGGTGTTTGCTGGTGTGGATTATGGAGAGATATTGACAGAAGTCGAGCGGGAACAACCTCGAGTCATTCTCTGGGATGGGGGCAACAATGACTTCCCCTTCATTCGACCGGACCTGGAAATGGTTGTGCTCGATCCCTTCAGACCTGGACACGGAATGCTCTATCATCCAGGAGAGACCAATTTACGCAGGGCTCATGTCTTGATAGTCAACAAGGTGAACAGTGCCCCTCGCCACTCGATTGAACGGGTCCTGGAAATAGTCCGGCAAGTCAACCCCACGGCCAGGCTGCTGCAAACTGCTTCAACATATGAGGTGGACCGCCCAGAGGCTCTTCAGGGCAAAAGAGTAGTGGTGGTGGAAGATGGTCCTACCCTTACTCATGGTGAAATGCCTTACGGCATCGGCTATCTTGCAGCCCTTGAGCTCGGAGCGGCCGAGATCGTTGATCCAAAGCCTTACGCCCAGGGAACCCTGCGAAAGACTTATTCTGACTATCCTCATATAGCGAAGCTGCTGCCTGCCATGGGATATGGCGAGGAGCAGATGGCAGACCTGGAAGCAACTATAAACTTCACACCAGCAGATGTAATACTGGTAGCCACGCCAGTAGACCTTGCAAAAATCCTTACTTTGAATAAAGAATGCCTCAGGCTGACCTATGACATAGCGCCTGTGGGCGAGCCAACCATTGCCCAGATTCTCGATGAATTCCTCCAGGAGAATGGCATAAGAACGGGGCAGTATGGTTCATCTGGTTGCCTCAATTTTTAG
- a CDS encoding RNA polymerase factor sigma-32 encodes MAKKKKAKETGERVLEPGADFDFSPETDTAPLSSYSTDSLVPYDPLKHYLMEIKRYPLLSREEEQRLAIRYREKGDLDAAYRLITSNLRLVVKIALSFQRHWMRNLMDLIQEGNIGLMQAVKKFDPYRGYKLSYYASFWIKAYIIKFIMDNWKLVKIGTTQAQRKLFFNLRKEKDRLLSMGFEPGPKLLAERLNVKESEVVEMDQRLGSWEVSLDAPIKEDSETDQQSFLPSEEVAVDEQLAEFERKEILREKLAEFRKSLPEKERFIFDNRLLSDEPLTLQEIGDRYGISRERVRQIQSRIIKNIKTYLQEEIDNIDDLYSEVL; translated from the coding sequence ATGGCAAAGAAAAAAAAGGCAAAAGAGACAGGCGAAAGAGTGCTGGAACCGGGAGCAGATTTCGACTTTTCTCCTGAGACGGATACAGCGCCCCTCTCCTCGTACTCCACCGACTCCCTTGTCCCCTATGATCCTCTCAAGCACTATCTCATGGAAATCAAGAGGTATCCTCTTCTCAGCCGAGAGGAGGAGCAGCGACTCGCTATCCGCTACAGAGAAAAGGGGGATCTCGATGCTGCCTACAGACTCATTACTTCAAACTTGCGTCTGGTAGTAAAGATCGCTCTCAGTTTCCAGCGCCACTGGATGCGCAATCTCATGGATCTCATTCAAGAAGGCAATATCGGCCTCATGCAGGCGGTCAAGAAGTTTGATCCGTACCGAGGCTACAAGCTCTCCTACTATGCCTCTTTTTGGATAAAGGCCTATATCATTAAATTCATAATGGACAACTGGAAGCTGGTAAAAATAGGGACAACCCAGGCGCAGCGAAAACTCTTCTTTAATCTGCGCAAGGAAAAGGATCGCCTCCTTTCAATGGGGTTCGAGCCTGGACCAAAACTGCTCGCTGAACGCTTGAATGTCAAAGAGTCGGAAGTAGTTGAAATGGATCAGCGCCTGGGCAGCTGGGAGGTATCTCTGGACGCTCCCATCAAGGAGGATTCGGAAACCGACCAGCAGTCGTTCCTGCCCTCCGAAGAAGTGGCAGTTGATGAACAACTGGCGGAATTCGAGAGAAAAGAAATTCTTCGGGAAAAACTGGCCGAATTCAGGAAAAGTCTACCGGAAAAAGAGCGCTTCATTTTCGATAACCGCTTGCTTTCCGACGAACCCCTCACTTTACAGGAGATCGGTGACCGCTATGGTATAAGCCGTGAGAGGGTACGGCAGATACAGAGTCGGATAATCAAGAACATAAAAACTTATCTCCAGGAAGAAATAGACAATATAGACGATCTCTACTCAGAGGTCTTATAA
- the hflC gene encoding protease modulator HflC, with protein MKGKGLQIVLALVVVVAVVAASSFYVLNEGEQAVITQFGKPVAKPITQAGLHWKMPFVQKINRFEKRILKWDGSPNQIPTKDKKLIWVDTTARWRIADPLLFLTRVRDRTTALSRLDGIIDSVVRDTVSDNNLIDLIRSEGWETVEKTSGIPGSEMAREAGKAGVGREVLMRQMRTAAAKLTPEFGIELIDVRIKRINYVESVLKKVYDRMISERRRIAARYRSEGEGEAARIKGEMQKELKRISSEAYRKAQEVRGKADAEATKIYGEVYNKDPEFYSYSKTLELYRSGSSKNTRLILTTDSDFYKYIKEMPQ; from the coding sequence ATGAAAGGCAAAGGACTTCAAATAGTGCTCGCCCTGGTGGTCGTGGTTGCCGTTGTTGCAGCCAGCTCGTTTTATGTCTTGAACGAAGGCGAACAGGCTGTCATTACCCAGTTTGGCAAGCCGGTGGCAAAGCCCATAACCCAGGCCGGGCTTCACTGGAAAATGCCTTTTGTGCAGAAAATAAACAGGTTTGAAAAGCGCATCCTCAAATGGGACGGCAGTCCGAACCAGATTCCAACCAAAGACAAGAAGCTTATCTGGGTAGACACCACGGCGCGCTGGAGAATTGCAGACCCGCTACTCTTTCTGACCCGGGTTAGAGACAGGACCACTGCCTTATCACGCCTGGACGGCATTATTGATTCGGTGGTCAGGGATACGGTTTCTGACAACAATCTCATCGACTTGATTCGCAGTGAAGGGTGGGAGACTGTGGAGAAGACCAGTGGCATTCCAGGCAGTGAAATGGCCAGAGAGGCAGGGAAGGCCGGTGTAGGACGGGAAGTACTCATGAGGCAGATGCGTACGGCTGCGGCCAAGCTCACCCCTGAATTTGGCATTGAACTCATTGATGTTCGTATAAAAAGGATCAACTATGTAGAAAGCGTCTTGAAAAAAGTGTACGACAGAATGATCTCCGAAAGAAGACGAATAGCTGCAAGATATAGGTCTGAAGGAGAAGGCGAGGCCGCCCGCATCAAAGGCGAGATGCAGAAAGAGCTGAAGAGAATTTCATCGGAAGCCTACAGGAAGGCCCAGGAAGTTCGCGGCAAGGCGGATGCTGAGGCCACCAAAATATATGGTGAAGTCTACAATAAGGACCCTGAATTCTATTCCTATTCAAAGACTCTGGAGCTCTATCGCAGCGGTTCCTCAAAAAATACCAGGTTGATTTTGACTACTGACAGCGATTTTTATAAGTACATCAAGGAAATGCCGCAATAG
- the hflK gene encoding FtsH protease activity modulator HflK: protein MDWQGPPKRGPSGIRDFEEVFQRFRQQFRFRGPKGLSVGLIMLLAVIIGVGYTSFYTVAAEESAVILRFGKVVRTTGPGLHFKLPFGVEMVRKVKTGRNFQTEFGYRTAEAGVRTRFVQKGFEHESLMLSGDLNVVDVQWTVQYKIQQPTDYLFEVRDVPSAIRDVSESVMRQVVGNRSFDFVLTVGRPEIAAEAKAEMQKVLNSYKTGIQVVNVKLQNVTPPESVKPAFNEVNEAEQERESKINQAQAAYNREIPKAKGNAQQMISEAEGYGVARVNRAKGEAERFLAVLKQYRQAEDVTKRRLYLEAMEDFLNNVEEIYVIDAEQKGLIPLLDLKKARGTGQ, encoded by the coding sequence ATGGATTGGCAGGGTCCTCCCAAGAGAGGGCCTAGTGGCATCCGCGATTTCGAGGAAGTATTTCAACGGTTCAGGCAGCAGTTTCGCTTCAGAGGCCCGAAAGGTCTATCTGTGGGCTTGATCATGTTACTGGCGGTGATAATTGGCGTTGGCTATACCAGCTTCTATACTGTTGCTGCGGAGGAGAGTGCAGTTATCTTGCGATTTGGCAAAGTGGTCCGCACCACCGGCCCTGGTTTGCATTTCAAGCTGCCTTTTGGGGTGGAGATGGTGCGCAAGGTCAAAACCGGCCGAAATTTCCAGACCGAGTTCGGCTACCGTACTGCTGAGGCTGGAGTTCGGACCCGCTTCGTCCAGAAGGGATTCGAGCACGAATCTCTCATGCTCAGTGGTGATCTGAACGTGGTGGACGTCCAGTGGACAGTGCAGTACAAGATTCAGCAGCCCACCGACTATCTCTTTGAGGTCAGGGATGTGCCGAGCGCCATCAGGGACGTCTCAGAATCAGTCATGCGGCAGGTTGTGGGCAACCGTTCCTTTGATTTTGTTCTCACTGTAGGCCGCCCGGAGATTGCTGCCGAGGCCAAGGCAGAGATGCAGAAAGTCCTCAACAGTTATAAGACGGGAATTCAGGTGGTAAACGTGAAGCTGCAAAATGTCACACCTCCTGAATCAGTGAAACCTGCTTTCAATGAGGTGAACGAGGCAGAGCAGGAGAGAGAGTCGAAAATCAATCAGGCGCAGGCTGCCTACAACAGAGAAATTCCCAAGGCAAAAGGAAATGCCCAGCAGATGATTTCTGAAGCCGAAGGATATGGTGTGGCTAGAGTTAACAGAGCAAAAGGTGAAGCCGAGCGTTTCCTGGCGGTTCTCAAACAGTACCGCCAGGCGGAGGACGTTACCAAACGACGGCTCTACCTGGAGGCTATGGAAGATTTTCTCAATAATGTGGAAGAGATTTACGTGATAGATGCCGAGCAGAAAGGGTTGATTCCGCTTCTTGATCTGAAGAAAGCACGAGGCACCGGACAATGA
- a CDS encoding MmgE/PrpD family protein produces the protein MKEQLRTSEVLAKLTLAVNYEELPQEVVVKAKELVLDSIACMIGGSRPVQGRKIINLFAAMGGLPEVQILGSSCRMPLLNAVYVNSYLATVLDFDDTYDGHPGSTVVPVALSIGSLCDSPGKAFLEAVVAGYEVGIRISNGIKPSPERTKVVRGINTWQIFCATAVAARLLGLSCEQTRDALCHAAIHASVPSLRKWGFIDGKIQWLKNNFGWTSYGGVLSALLAKEGFVADTTIFDGRDGFWIMASSDRCDYEAMRKSMDSFHTLLVHTKPYPACRHIHPSLDAVQALLREKDIAPARVQKIRVHTFYEVVENYTFLPSTPFDGCFSAPYVIALLLHGIQPGPEWAREEYISDDSILETAAKVEIVEWEEASKLYPLVKRELMSRVEIFSEGGQIYEKTIRTPRGDPRNPMSWEELQEKLHSVADPVFGPGRAKRICSAVKAVEDFSSISEFVALLSP, from the coding sequence ATGAAAGAGCAACTGAGAACGAGTGAGGTGCTGGCCAAACTGACCCTGGCAGTCAATTACGAGGAACTGCCGCAGGAAGTGGTCGTGAAGGCAAAAGAACTTGTCCTTGATTCCATCGCTTGCATGATCGGTGGTAGTCGACCGGTACAGGGGCGCAAAATCATCAACCTTTTTGCGGCAATGGGTGGATTGCCGGAAGTGCAAATTCTTGGATCCAGCTGCAGGATGCCCCTGCTCAATGCGGTTTATGTCAATTCGTATCTGGCGACCGTGCTTGATTTTGATGACACCTACGACGGCCACCCTGGTTCTACAGTGGTTCCTGTGGCACTCAGCATTGGCTCTCTTTGCGACAGCCCGGGGAAAGCTTTTCTCGAGGCAGTGGTTGCGGGCTATGAAGTTGGCATTCGCATTTCCAATGGAATCAAGCCGTCTCCGGAACGCACCAAAGTGGTGCGCGGCATCAATACCTGGCAGATCTTCTGTGCCACAGCTGTGGCGGCCAGACTTCTGGGGCTCTCCTGCGAACAGACCAGAGACGCCCTCTGTCATGCCGCAATCCACGCCTCCGTGCCTTCCCTGAGAAAATGGGGCTTCATCGACGGCAAGATCCAGTGGCTCAAGAACAACTTTGGCTGGACCTCGTATGGAGGGGTGCTCTCTGCTCTGTTGGCGAAGGAAGGCTTTGTTGCCGACACAACCATCTTCGACGGCAGAGATGGCTTCTGGATCATGGCCTCATCGGATCGATGCGACTATGAGGCTATGCGAAAGTCAATGGACAGCTTCCATACGCTTCTGGTGCACACCAAGCCCTATCCTGCCTGCCGCCACATTCACCCGAGCCTGGATGCGGTGCAAGCGCTTCTGCGGGAGAAAGATATAGCTCCGGCAAGAGTTCAGAAAATTCGTGTACATACCTTCTACGAGGTGGTAGAAAATTATACCTTCTTGCCGTCCACGCCGTTTGACGGCTGCTTCAGCGCCCCATATGTGATCGCCCTGCTGCTTCACGGAATTCAGCCTGGACCCGAGTGGGCGCGAGAAGAGTACATTTCAGATGACAGCATCTTGGAGACAGCCGCCAAGGTGGAAATAGTGGAGTGGGAAGAGGCAAGCAAGCTCTATCCCCTGGTAAAAAGGGAGCTCATGTCGCGAGTGGAGATTTTCTCAGAGGGAGGGCAAATTTATGAGAAAACCATTCGCACCCCCAGAGGCGATCCCCGCAATCCTATGTCCTGGGAGGAACTGCAGGAAAAATTACACAGCGTTGCGGATCCAGTGTTTGGACCCGGAAGGGCCAAACGAATCTGCTCTGCTGTCAAGGCGGTGGAAGATTTTTCCAGCATTTCTGAATTTGTCGCCTTGCTGAGTCCGTGA